From Streptomyces fungicidicus, one genomic window encodes:
- the lepA gene encoding translation elongation factor 4 yields the protein MPAIPSHVPEPSRTDPALIRNFCIIAHIDHGKSTLADRMLQLTGVVEQRQMRAQYLDRMDIERERGITIKSQAVRLPWAPTHDEGNTHILNMIDTPGHVDFTYEVSRSLAACEGTVLLVDAAQGIEAQTLANLYLAMENDLTIIPVLNKIDLPAAQPEKFAEELANLVGCDPDDVLKVSAKTGLGVEALLDRVVAEIPAPVGVKDAPARAMIFDSVYDSYRGVVTYVRVIDGQLNKRERIRMMSTGATHELLEIGTNSPEMLPADGLGVGEVGYLITGVKDVRQSKVGDTVTSQHKGAEEALGGYKDPKPMVFSGLYPLDGSDYPELREALDKLQLNDAALVYEPETSAALGFGFRVGFLGLLHLDVIRERLEREFGLDLIATAPNVVYRVVMEDGSEHTVTNPSEFPEGKIDEVYEPVVRATILAPSEFIGSIMELCQTRRGVLLGMDYLSEDRVEIRYTLPLAEIVFDFFDQLKSKTRGYASLDYEPTGEQTSSLVKVDILLHGDKVDAFSAITHKDQAYAYGVRLVAKLKELIPRQAFEVPVQAAIGSRVIARETIRAIRKDVLAKCYGGDISRKRKLLEKQKEGKKRMKMVGSVEVPQEAFIAVLSSDDGAGSAKSKK from the coding sequence GTGCCCGCGATCCCCAGCCATGTGCCCGAGCCGAGCCGTACCGACCCGGCGCTGATCCGCAATTTCTGCATCATCGCCCACATCGACCACGGCAAGTCCACGCTCGCCGACCGGATGCTCCAGCTGACCGGAGTGGTCGAGCAGCGGCAGATGCGCGCTCAGTACCTCGACCGCATGGACATCGAGCGCGAGCGCGGCATCACGATCAAGTCCCAGGCGGTGCGGTTGCCGTGGGCCCCGACCCACGACGAGGGCAACACGCACATCCTCAACATGATCGACACCCCCGGGCACGTCGACTTCACCTACGAGGTGTCCCGGTCCCTCGCCGCCTGCGAGGGCACCGTCCTCCTCGTCGACGCGGCCCAGGGCATCGAGGCCCAGACCCTCGCCAACCTGTACCTGGCGATGGAGAACGACCTCACGATCATCCCCGTGCTCAACAAGATCGACCTGCCGGCCGCGCAGCCGGAGAAGTTCGCCGAGGAGCTGGCGAACCTGGTCGGCTGCGACCCCGACGACGTGCTCAAGGTGTCCGCGAAGACCGGCCTCGGCGTCGAGGCGCTGCTGGACCGGGTGGTCGCCGAGATCCCCGCCCCGGTCGGCGTCAAGGACGCCCCCGCCCGCGCGATGATCTTCGACTCGGTCTACGACTCCTACCGCGGCGTCGTGACCTACGTCCGTGTCATCGACGGCCAGCTCAACAAGCGCGAGCGCATCCGGATGATGTCCACCGGCGCCACCCACGAGCTGCTGGAGATCGGCACCAACTCGCCCGAGATGCTGCCCGCCGACGGCCTCGGCGTCGGCGAGGTGGGCTACCTCATCACCGGTGTGAAGGACGTCCGGCAGTCCAAGGTCGGTGACACCGTCACCAGCCAGCACAAGGGCGCCGAGGAGGCGCTCGGCGGCTACAAGGACCCCAAGCCGATGGTGTTCTCCGGCCTCTACCCCCTCGACGGCTCCGACTACCCGGAGCTGCGCGAGGCCCTCGACAAGCTCCAGCTCAACGACGCCGCCCTGGTCTACGAGCCGGAGACCTCCGCCGCCCTCGGCTTCGGCTTCCGCGTCGGCTTCCTCGGCCTGCTGCACCTCGACGTGATCCGCGAGCGCCTCGAGCGCGAGTTCGGCCTCGACCTGATCGCCACCGCGCCCAACGTGGTCTACCGGGTGGTCATGGAGGACGGCAGCGAGCACACCGTCACCAACCCGAGCGAGTTCCCCGAGGGGAAGATCGACGAGGTCTACGAGCCGGTCGTGCGCGCCACCATCCTGGCGCCCAGCGAGTTCATCGGCTCGATCATGGAGCTCTGCCAGACCCGGCGCGGCGTCCTGCTCGGCATGGACTACCTCTCCGAGGACCGGGTGGAGATCCGCTACACCCTCCCGCTCGCGGAGATCGTCTTCGACTTCTTCGACCAGCTGAAGTCCAAGACCCGCGGCTACGCCTCGCTGGACTACGAGCCCACCGGCGAGCAGACCTCCAGCCTGGTCAAGGTCGACATCCTGCTGCACGGCGACAAGGTGGACGCGTTCTCCGCGATCACCCACAAGGACCAGGCCTACGCGTACGGCGTGCGGCTCGTCGCCAAGCTCAAGGAGCTCATCCCGCGGCAGGCCTTCGAGGTGCCGGTGCAGGCCGCCATCGGCTCGCGGGTCATCGCCCGCGAGACCATCCGCGCCATCCGCAAGGACGTCCTCGCCAAGTGCTACGGCGGTGACATCTCCCGCAAGCGGAAGCTGCTGGAGAAGCAGAAGGAGGGCAAGAAGCGGATGAAGATGGTGGGTTCCGTGGAAGTTCCGCAGGAGGCCTTCATCGCCGTCCTCTCCAGCGACGACGGCGCGGGGTCGGCCAAGAGCAAGAAGTAG
- the rpsT gene encoding 30S ribosomal protein S20: MANIKSQIKRNKTNEKARLRNKAVKSSLKTAIRKAREAAAAGDVEKATEYQRVAARQLDKAVSKGVIHKNQAANKKSALAQKVAAVKG, encoded by the coding sequence GTGGCGAACATCAAGTCCCAGATCAAGCGGAACAAGACCAACGAGAAGGCGCGGCTGCGCAACAAGGCCGTCAAGTCCTCTCTGAAGACCGCGATCCGCAAGGCCCGTGAGGCCGCCGCCGCGGGCGACGTCGAGAAGGCCACCGAGTACCAGCGCGTCGCCGCGCGTCAGCTCGACAAGGCCGTCTCCAAGGGCGTCATCCACAAGAACCAGGCCGCCAACAAGAAGTCGGCGCTGGCTCAGAAGGTCGCGGCCGTCAAGGGCTGA